The following is a genomic window from Dioscorea cayenensis subsp. rotundata cultivar TDr96_F1 chromosome 10, TDr96_F1_v2_PseudoChromosome.rev07_lg8_w22 25.fasta, whole genome shotgun sequence.
TGGTGGTTGGCACACCTACTCACAGACATTTAGATGAAGTGATCAATTAATTCCCCATTGACAAAACATGGTTAAATTTAGGAAAGAgctacatgcatgcatgcatgcaagtaATTAAGTGGGTGGCGGTGATACACACCTCCGAAAAGACCGCTCTGAGTTGTCGAGTCCAGTCGCCCAGCGTTCGTATATGTACGCTGAGATAGTCATCTTGAGGAGCCGACGTGATGGAGAATGGATGCCTGTTTTcaattgatattatatatatatatatataagtatatgggAGCAGAGACTCAAAATTAACTCAATATATAAGTAAACAATAGTTGGTACCAACCATTCAAAGGGAGAGACAGCAGCACAGTTGACGAATATGTATTGGCCACTCCTGTATTTGAAGCCATGTGGCTTTGACACATGCAAGGCCAGCACGTTCCCTGAGTACACCGCCACCTTCAGTATCCTCACTGGTCTAACACTCGACCTCAATGCTCTTATCAACCTCTCGCTCCCGTAAAGAATCACCGGAACAGACAAATACATCCATGTCTACCAACCAAAATtcacatctatatatatattagacaataataataataataataatgcaattaaaataaacaatataataattaatatacatatactcacGTACCGTCTTCTTGTACCATTTGTGGGTGAGATAGAGGAAGAAACCATGGACGAAGAGAAGAACATAAACGATGACAAAGAGGTGGTGAGAATACCAGAAGGCATTGAAGCCGGTTAAGCGTCTGAACGGCCCAGGGAGGTTTAGTCTACCTCGGCGAAACCAAGGCATAGCTAGAGTGAAAGCAATGAACATTAGAATGACCATGATAATCCCAGTCCAACCTTCTGTTCCTTTAACGAACCACCAAAAGTTATCCGGCCTGGTCTCCCCGAAATACGGCTTCATGGGGATATACTCCTGGTCACTGGCGTGCAGAAGCCTAGGGAAGTCACATGTCAAATGCACTATACCATGCACTGCTACACCTACCGCTATACCCGCCGCAATCACCTGCGTACacacattcattcattcattcattcaatgtctacttaattaattaaagataaatattttaccTTGTGGAAGTTGAGATTGTCATCAAAAGGGACGATGAAGGAGAGCTTGGTCTTATTACGGAGCCAGGTGATGGTGTTGCGGCAGACGGGGAGGAGAATGAGTGCCATGTTGAACTTGAGCGTCTCTGCAGCGCCTTTAGCTGTGCACACACAGTAACCCATGATGTGGTACACAGCCCGGCGTCTGTACTGAATGAACTTCCACGTGAACAGTGCGAAGCATATGAAGAGCCACAGAGCCAAAACCCAGGCTCGTTTCCAGTTGTCTTCCATGAAGTAGCGGCCACGTTGGTAGTAGCGTTTCATGGGATTTGGTTCCAGAGTTGGTTTCAGCTTTTGACTCAGCATATGGCTTAGGTTCCGACTGTTGCCAGTTCCTCCACGCGCTGTTTGGTTCGGTGCTTGTAGTAGCAATGTCTCCAGGTTGTATATCTgtgtataaattaaattaaattaaattaaattaataatattttggtgATCAATGagagtttattttaatttgttccaATTTGAAGTTGATCCCATTATAGTATACACATATATGTTTTACCAACCTCGACGTAGCCGAGATTATTCGGGTCAAGTTCTTCCATTATGAGACGGGCGTACTCTTCTGCTTGTTCTTGGATTTTTGACAGCTTGTTTGCAGATGCACTCACTAAAATTATCTGCCCCaccatttcaaaatatatttatttatttttttcagaattatatTATAGACAACCCACTATTAATGCAGTCGTGGTATAGTAGGTAATTCATATATCTATCGTGCCAATGTAATTCACatgctataataataataatttagaatACCTCCTTGACCTCTTCCTCGTTAATTCTCCCATCAGCGTTCTTGTCAACCCTGttgttggttttatttttttttaaataaaaaataaaagagaaaaaaaagaaacaatcaaTTGTAATAGTCAGACAGCTAAAAATACGGGGattctttgatatatatatatatataaacaaaaaacaaaaataagaataaaagatgggggataaatatatatatattatatacatgtcGAAAAAGGTCTGGAGGCGGGAATCAAAGCTGGGGTCTGAGATCTGATCCCAGAACTCTCTCAGCTCCGATTTGGTAATCGAATTCCCAATTATATTCCTCTTCCTCGCTAATCCATCGAATAATTCTCCCGCGAATTCCTTTGATTCCTTCATCCCTgccattaaattaaaataaataaaaaagaaatgatcTAGAAAATTCTAAAGatccaaatatatattaattaatgtgggCATTATGAACCTATGCACTGGCCAAAGAGGGCTCGATGTAGGGCACCATCAACGGCGAGCTCATCAAACTTCTTCTCAATGGCCGGCCATCCGGCGGAGCCATCGGTCTTGCTGATGAACTTGAGCCCCAGGAGAGCATGCGCCGCCGCGGATCTCGACCGATCCATCAGCCCCGGCGATGGTTTTTTCGTCATGGAGGCAAGCCGCCTCAGCTCATGCGACACCTGGCGGATCCGCGACGATGCCGATTTGATCGCCGTCGATCCGAACGACGCCTTCTTCTCCagcgtcttcttcttcttcagcaaCGTCACCTCCGGATCCTCGCACTCACCGTCACGCGCCGCCTTCACGCTGTGCACGCCCATCGAATCTTCACGAACGTCGAGCGTGATCTCCACGTACATCTGGTCGTCCCTCGCCGGCGCTGCCTCTGGGAGGTTGAAGCGAGCTCGCTTGTTGAGGGGACCACTGAGTGGGCCACTGCAGCCATCGGAGTCGACGATGCTCAGCTGGTGCTCTCCCGCTCGAGCATCGTCCGTCGCCATCCTCTGCATTCCCGcagaaaccctagatctcgAAGCCCCACTCCTTCTGtctgcttctctctctctctctctctctgtgaaAATGAAAGGGAGGTTCACAGGCGATTCTCAATGtgagttttatatatatatatatatagacctttttatttttaattaattattaatttattacttagtagttataaaattattaaaatctattaatgACGATTGTAGTTTtgattctttaatttctttatgtttttacgCTTCTTCCTTTTTCCTTGAGTTATCTTTTACATTTCCATTCACTAagatttactatatatatatatatacgtggAATAAAAATTGCTTATTTTCTTcgttacaatttttttttcatttaaatggtAAGGTAATTAATTCCTGTTTTTTAATGGAAAAGTAAAGTTATGGTGCATGTGCAAGAAATGCAgtgaacctttttttttaaaaaaaaaatggaggttgacaaactaaaaaaaaaagaaaagaaaagttgaataacatataaatttttttatttaaatttttatctgaTGATAGTTTTTTCCTTCATGATATGTGGTATTAAATGATGtggtttttatcttttcttttttaagatgGACTTAaatcataataacaaaaatcaacatttaaccgataatataataattctttcaattgtttttctattatttacaTTCCATATTAATAAACTGTAAAGAAAGCATATAATATCTGAATATACCATAATAATTAAGGAGATTAACCATAAGGCAAGCAAACTCTACCTAGCAATGGTTTAAGCATTGAAGCTTTGTCTTACCTAATtagcttctattttttattattattattattattattattattattattattattattattttttggtgaTCCCCTCTGTCTCACCATCAGTGGATTGAGTGATTTGTAATtcattttatctatatatatatcatatttgttctgactgttttgtttttatttttttttaatatgacaaTAGACTAGAATCCAAATAAAAAGttcagtaaatttttttttgttttcttttaaatccattctcaattggtttgaaaatgaattataaatgtTAGATCTTGTTGGGTAGTGAAAAAATTGGCATCAAGTCAAGAGATATGTGGGTTTACATCGCATGTGCTATCAAACCTTGTATGACAAACAGACATATTGATTCTAATCTTTTATAGTTTATATAGGGGGTGTTTGGTATCCGGATTGGGAGGGGATTGGGAATGGAATGATGTATTAATAGTGCCATGCCCATGTTTGGGTGCACCATTAGGCAATGGGAATGGGTTTGGAGAGGGCATGGAGGAGGCATCCTCATgccccccaaaattgggggtaATGAGAGGGGAATGGGAAGGAATGGAGGGTAATTACTTATTTAcccttttttataagttttattaatttaaataattatttgtaataattaacatgatttaattaattaaaatatttaattattgtaattaaagataataataattaaagtaaataataattaatgtgaattGTTTTAAACTAAATACATGAGGATTACTTATTCTTTGTGGGTTAAAACACAAAATTACccaatagtaataaataatagttgtgaatgtttggatgtttaatataataaataataattaaattattattattaattaaaataataattaaaatgaaatgataataaataatagttaaaacaataatccaattcaaataacaattaaataaatagttttatttattattaaaataaaaattttaatttaaatatttaattataatataaataatacaactcaaaatattttataatttaaaattaattattatataacctaatatataatatttttttaattcatcaaaGGGTATAAAAa
Proteins encoded in this region:
- the LOC120270910 gene encoding respiratory burst oxidase homolog protein C-like; this encodes MQRMATDDARAGEHQLSIVDSDGCSGPLSGPLNKRARFNLPEAAPARDDQMYVEITLDVREDSMGVHSVKAARDGECEDPEVTLLKKKKTLEKKASFGSTAIKSASSRIRQVSHELRRLASMTKKPSPGLMDRSRSAAAHALLGLKFISKTDGSAGWPAIEKKFDELAVDGALHRALFGQCIGMKESKEFAGELFDGLARKRNIIGNSITKSELREFWDQISDPSFDSRLQTFFDMVDKNADGRINEEEVKEIILVSASANKLSKIQEQAEEYARLIMEELDPNNLGYVEIYNLETLLLQAPNQTARGGTGNSRNLSHMLSQKLKPTLEPNPMKRYYQRGRYFMEDNWKRAWVLALWLFICFALFTWKFIQYRRRAVYHIMGYCVCTAKGAAETLKFNMALILLPVCRNTITWLRNKTKLSFIVPFDDNLNFHKVIAAGIAVGVAVHGIVHLTCDFPRLLHASDQEYIPMKPYFGETRPDNFWWFVKGTEGWTGIIMVILMFIAFTLAMPWFRRGRLNLPGPFRRLTGFNAFWYSHHLFVIVYVLLFVHGFFLYLTHKWYKKTTWMYLSVPVILYGSERLIRALRSSVRPVRILKVAVYSGNVLALHVSKPHGFKYRSGQYIFVNCAAVSPFEWHPFSITSAPQDDYLSVHIRTLGDWTRQLRAVFSEVCQPPTGGKSGLLRADYDHRANSPCPNFPRVLIDGPYGAPAQDYEKYEVVLLVGLGIGATPFISILKDIVNNMKLLDSEHTNTSTTNHRGSRSFKTRRAYFYWVTREQGSFDWFKGVMNEVAEADKKGAIELHNYCTSVYEEGDARSALIAMLQSLNHAKHGVDIVSGTRVKSHFARPDWRHVYKRIALAHRDQRIGVFYCGAAGLTKELHQLALDFSRKTSTKFDFHKENF